The Bubalus kerabau isolate K-KA32 ecotype Philippines breed swamp buffalo chromosome X, PCC_UOA_SB_1v2, whole genome shotgun sequence genome has a segment encoding these proteins:
- the LOC129638989 gene encoding late histone H2B.L4-like translates to MAQPSSDKSEEDPGTNEAGTSKIEPSETETSESEPSEPEPYDAKPKKVKRKTAKGRRCHQDNFASFATYFPRVLRQVHTGLSLSHEAMNVLDSFVKDMFEQIAEEAGSLAHSNKHCTITSGDIQRAVRLLLPGEIGKYAVSEATKSVIRYNTHR, encoded by the coding sequence ATGGCTCAACCATCCTCTGACAAATCTGAGGAAGACCCTGGCACCAACGAAGCTGGAACCTCCAAAATAGAGCCCTCTGAAACAGAAACCTCAGAATCGGAGCCCTCCGAACCGGAGCCCTATGATGCTAAGCCAAAGAAGGTGAAACGGAAGACAGCTAAGGGCCGCCGCTGCCATCAGGACAACTTTGCAAGCTTCGCCACCTATTTCCCCAGGGTGCTGAGGCAAGTGCACACCGGCCTGAGTCTCTCTCACGAGGCCATGAACGTCCTGGATTCGTTTGTGAAGGATATGTTTGAGCAGATCGCGGAAGAGGCCGGGAGCCTGGCCCACTCCAACAAGCACTGCACCATCACGAGTGGAGACATCCAGAGAGCTGTGCGTCTTCTCTTGCCTGGGGAGATCGGCAAGTACGCAGTGTCCGAGGCCACCAAGTCGGTCATCAGATACAACACCCACAGGTGA